The segment CGCGATCGCAACGGACAAGCCAAAATCCTTACTGACAGCGAAGTATCAGCTATATTTAGCCTTTTAAGTGCTAGAGATAGGGCTATTTTCGCTATCTGTCTTTATGGCGCGTGTAGAATCTCTGAGGCCTTGTCGATTAGAGCGGGGGATATAGCCAATGGCGTAATCATTCTCAGGAAAAATTCGACTAAAGGAAAAAAGGGAACGCGATCGCTACCTATTTCTCCCAATCTCGAAAAAATTCTCAATGATTACATCGACTCGATCGCTTTCCCCGGTGACTTCCTTTTTCCCGGTAGGGACGGCACTAAACCCTTAACCACTGCCTACGCTGATCTGGTATTAAGGGAATCTTGCCAAAAATTGGGACTTAAGGGTATATCGACTCACTCATTCCGTAGGACCGCGTTAACCCGTATGCACTTAGCAGGGGTCCCACTGCGAACTATTCAGCGAATTAGTGGGCATTCATCCCTAGCGGCCCTATCGGTTTATCTGGAAGTGAGTAACCAAAACCTTATCGATGCTGTGGGATTGATTTAATGCGATCAAGTGCCAATTCTCAAAGTGTCACAGTTAGATGGTTACATCTAAACTAATTAGATGATAATAATATCATCCAAGATTAGATGAGATGCAATGAGTAAAGTAATTTCATTTTCAATCAGCGATCGCTATCTCGATAAGCTTCGCTCCCTGTACCCAGCGCTGACTGACAATCTGGCAGTCAAGCAATTTGTCACGGACGGGTTAGATTCACGCTTAGGCAATAGCTTAGATGGTAGCTTAGATGACGGGTTAGATGATAGGGTTAAAACCCTTATAGAATCATGGGTAGATGGTTTATTAGAAGTGAGGTTAGATGCTTCTGTGGGAAAGTTGATCACTTCCTTGAGTGAGAGAATGGCAAGGCTAGAGGCAAGATTAGATGATAATTTAGATGGTAGTTTAGATGATATGGAAAGACTGCTAAGGTTACAGCGAGAGGCTTCGATCGCTTCCCCCCTTCCCCCTTCCCCTTCCCCTTCCCTTCCCCCCGATGAACCGGTTCAACCGGCTATCAGTGAACCGGATCAACCGGCGATCGAGGACTCGGAAAAAAAGATTGTGGACTCGCTAGATACTTTAATCGGTTCCCCAATCGGAATAGATGAGTCTGGTAGTGAACCGGACACGGACGCGATCGAATCCTTGACCAGTGAATCTGACTCATCTATTGAGGGTGAGGACGCGATCGAAACCGTCACCCCGGAAGTTTCACCGTCACCACCGGACCAACCGGCGATCGGAACCGTTCCGGGTGACTCAATTGACACGGAACCGGATAAGGGCATGAATCCCAATCAAGCCCATGAGTACCTAATATCTAAGGGGATAAAAGATATTAGCTATTACTATCTGAATAAATGGGCTAAAGATAAAGAAGGGCTGATACCATGGCGGGGCAAAAATGCGCGAAAACACCTAACACTGAAAGACGGCCTTTACTTCCCCACAACCGATTAACCCTAGCCTGACATGACTGAGTACACCTATAAGGATTACAAGCCCTATTTTGTGAAACGTCCCAAAAAACCCGGCTATTTCACCCTTAGAGAAATCAGAGCCATGGCAGTTCCGGGGTGGCCGCAATCGATCGAAGGCCTGAGAAAAAAAGCACTTAG is part of the Microcystis aeruginosa NIES-2549 genome and harbors:
- a CDS encoding tyrosine-type recombinase/integrase codes for the protein MKRDRNGQAKILTDSEVSAIFSLLSARDRAIFAICLYGACRISEALSIRAGDIANGVIILRKNSTKGKKGTRSLPISPNLEKILNDYIDSIAFPGDFLFPGRDGTKPLTTAYADLVLRESCQKLGLKGISTHSFRRTALTRMHLAGVPLRTIQRISGHSSLAALSVYLEVSNQNLIDAVGLI
- a CDS encoding DNA-binding protein codes for the protein MTEYTYKDYKPYFVKRPKKPGYFTLREIRAMAVPGWPQSIEGLRKKALREGWPRLGRRPSKGGAFEYRAGLPD